A DNA window from Methylocystis heyeri contains the following coding sequences:
- a CDS encoding arginyltransferase: MTRELRDAPQFYLTAPTPCPYLPGRDERKVFTHLIGRRAVALNDTLTQSGFRRSQTIAYRPACESCRRCVSVRVKANDFALSRGFRRVLKRNENLVGEARPPRATAEQYRLFRAYVEARHYDGGMADMGFSDFQMMVEDSHVETRMLEYRDDTGRLAATCLTDHLADGLSMVYSFYEPQFERRSLGAFMILDHMARTRELDLEHLYLGYWVEGSPKMDYKARFLPQERLSMDGWRRIE; the protein is encoded by the coding sequence GTGACCAGAGAGCTTCGGGACGCGCCGCAGTTCTATCTCACGGCGCCGACGCCATGCCCTTATCTGCCCGGCCGCGACGAACGCAAGGTTTTCACCCATCTCATCGGCCGCCGGGCCGTGGCCCTGAACGACACTTTGACCCAGTCCGGTTTCCGGCGTTCCCAGACGATCGCCTATCGGCCGGCCTGCGAATCCTGCAGGCGTTGCGTCTCCGTCCGGGTGAAGGCGAACGACTTCGCTCTGTCGCGCGGGTTCCGGCGCGTCCTCAAGCGTAATGAAAACCTCGTCGGGGAAGCCCGGCCGCCCCGCGCGACGGCTGAGCAATATCGGCTGTTCCGCGCCTATGTCGAAGCCCGCCATTACGACGGCGGCATGGCGGACATGGGCTTTTCCGACTTTCAGATGATGGTCGAGGACAGCCATGTAGAGACGCGGATGCTGGAATACCGCGATGACACGGGCAGGCTGGCGGCCACCTGCCTCACCGACCATCTCGCCGATGGATTGTCGATGGTCTATTCCTTCTACGAGCCGCAGTTCGAACGGCGTTCGCTCGGCGCCTTCATGATTCTCGACCATATGGCCCGGACCCGGGAGCTCGACCTCGAGCACCTCTATCTCGGCTATTGGGTCGAGGGGTCACCCAAAATGGATTACAAAGCCCGCTTTCTGCCCCAGGAGCGGCTGAGCATGGACGGCTGGCGCAGGATCGAGTGA
- a CDS encoding AAA family ATPase gives MQADSQEETLRYLAALDGPSEIAETHISRVILGRSRAFKLKRAVVFPYLDFSTPQKRLEMCEREAALNQRLAPRLYLGARRITRSSSGELELDGPGELVDAMVEMRRFDSAASFSRMAAAGALSRDLIERLARRLAAFHDKAEIVARSGGAQAMAGVLGLAEASLRETPPAPRPAVDAHLARLGALLERFSPLLDARHSQGKTRLCHGDLTLANICVFEGEPTPFDCLEFSDELASVDVLYDLAFLLMDLWRVGLPLLANLALNRYLDRRDETDGLPLLPLFCSLRATIRAYVAAEQNRPAEAGDYFRLAQSLAGDGSPRLVAIGGYSGSGKSSAAAELAPSIGAAPGARTINSDRLRKSLFGAEPAQRLPPEAYASEVSARVYKMMMEQAASVTKAGWPAVVDAVFDRPDSRQEIEQVAQDAGAPFDGFWLEADLGARIARVGARQGDPSDATQEVLEAQMHKDSGDIGWRRVDAERDLGAVVEELGRLVSS, from the coding sequence ATGCAAGCCGACTCGCAGGAGGAGACGCTACGCTATCTCGCCGCGCTCGACGGGCCGAGCGAGATCGCCGAGACCCATATTTCCCGCGTGATCCTGGGCCGGAGCCGGGCGTTCAAACTCAAACGCGCCGTGGTCTTTCCCTATCTCGATTTCTCCACGCCGCAGAAGCGCCTCGAAATGTGCGAGCGGGAAGCCGCCCTGAATCAGCGCCTCGCTCCCAGACTTTACCTCGGCGCAAGGCGCATCACGCGCTCCAGCTCCGGCGAGCTCGAACTCGACGGCCCCGGCGAGCTCGTGGACGCCATGGTGGAGATGCGCCGTTTCGACTCCGCCGCTTCCTTCAGCCGCATGGCCGCGGCCGGCGCGCTCAGCCGCGATTTGATCGAGAGGCTGGCCCGGCGGCTGGCCGCTTTCCACGACAAGGCGGAGATCGTCGCCCGGTCGGGCGGAGCTCAAGCCATGGCCGGGGTTCTCGGCCTGGCGGAAGCCAGCCTGCGCGAGACGCCGCCGGCTCCGCGACCGGCGGTCGACGCCCATCTCGCCCGCCTGGGCGCGTTGCTGGAGCGGTTTTCCCCGCTTCTCGACGCACGCCACTCTCAGGGCAAGACCCGGCTCTGCCATGGCGACCTGACCCTCGCCAACATATGCGTGTTCGAGGGAGAGCCAACGCCTTTCGACTGTCTGGAATTCTCGGACGAACTCGCCTCCGTCGACGTGCTTTACGATCTGGCCTTTCTGCTGATGGATCTCTGGCGCGTGGGGCTCCCCTTGTTGGCCAATCTCGCGCTCAACCGCTATCTGGACCGGCGCGACGAGACCGACGGGCTTCCCCTCCTGCCCTTATTCTGCTCGCTGAGGGCGACCATCCGCGCCTATGTGGCCGCGGAACAAAACCGGCCGGCCGAGGCCGGCGACTATTTTCGTCTCGCCCAGAGCCTCGCAGGCGACGGCTCGCCGCGGCTGGTGGCGATCGGCGGATATAGCGGCTCCGGCAAATCGAGCGCCGCGGCGGAACTGGCGCCTTCGATCGGGGCGGCGCCCGGCGCGCGAACCATCAACAGCGACCGGCTGCGCAAAAGCCTGTTCGGCGCCGAGCCGGCGCAGCGGCTGCCCCCCGAGGCTTACGCCAGCGAGGTTTCGGCGCGCGTCTACAAGATGATGATGGAACAGGCGGCGAGCGTTACAAAAGCGGGCTGGCCCGCGGTGGTCGACGCCGTATTCGACCGGCCCGATAGCCGGCAGGAGATCGAACAGGTCGCGCAAGACGCCGGCGCGCCCTTTGATGGGTTCTGGCTCGAAGCCGATCTTGGAGCCCGCATCGCGCGCGTCGGCGCCCGCCAGGGCGATCCCTCCGACGCGACGCAGGAAGTGCTGGAAGCGCAGATGCACAAGGACTCCGGCGACATCGGCTGGAGGCGCGTCGACGCCGAGCGGGATCTTGGCGCGGTGGTCGAAGAACTCGGGCGCCTCGTCTCGAGCTGA
- a CDS encoding RDD family protein has protein sequence MSRSDGLQPRPVENIGPRIPRAALEGVRTRRITAVALDFLIVSFLSALLFTGLLLLSFGMTAILLPPIFPLVAFFYNGLTVSGWRMATPGMRLVDLEVRTMEGRPVPFINAAVHAVLFYVTTLAPPLLLVSFITSDKRCLHDILADVIVLRRADTRIGFRPDFEGADRIEKD, from the coding sequence ATGAGTCGCAGCGATGGGCTTCAACCTCGCCCCGTCGAGAACATAGGGCCGCGCATTCCGCGCGCAGCGCTGGAGGGGGTGCGCACCCGGCGCATCACCGCGGTGGCGCTCGATTTCCTGATCGTCTCATTCCTGTCGGCGCTGCTGTTTACAGGCCTCCTGTTGCTGAGCTTCGGCATGACGGCCATACTGCTGCCGCCGATATTCCCGCTCGTCGCCTTTTTTTACAACGGTTTGACCGTGTCGGGCTGGCGGATGGCGACCCCGGGAATGCGTCTCGTGGATCTCGAGGTGCGCACTATGGAGGGGCGGCCGGTTCCCTTCATCAACGCGGCGGTCCATGCCGTGCTGTTTTACGTCACCACGCTCGCGCCGCCTTTGTTGCTGGTCTCCTTCATAACCTCTGACAAGCGTTGCCTGCATGATATTCTGGCCGATGTAATAGTGCTTCGCCGGGCGGACACGCGGATCGGCTTCCGCCCGGACTTCGAAGGCGCCGATCGGATCGAAAAGGACTAA
- a CDS encoding outer membrane beta-barrel protein: protein MPPRRVYSRAAAPFALAIAMAFAARALAQTFPSQSPPSQSPPPLSTSDGRAPRLRDDSSIDVDQMRSGLRGADSQSQGSNYGAPLPKTKLPKRYPPARTHAGAPRQPKNPLPALEAYKSSAVARRLARMRRKEGDPAPEIPPTVAAPQTIRAKARPKVETNPYDPVGIGIGSLRLTPFIETSTGYDSNPDRLSSTSNPTGSKLFRADAGFKLRSDWARDDFQADMRLGYADYFDYQQANRPDGAGAFSGRYEITRDTSFVTAGRFTLDTQRPGAPAISSGLPNVTVINRPIIFSVGTSDGVTQKFNRLEVTLRGSFDRTMYQDAYYSDGTSLDLVSTDFNDYGVSGRVAYEVSPALKPFAEATYDTRIHDAYRDPWGYARDSDGVAARAGAEIKISDLLRGESSGGYAERSYKDIRLPQLRGPTVDAALIYTPTPLTTATLRIATTLNETTVQNASGALTHTVTGQLSHDLLRNLTVSAVGSYFTNNYQGADILEKGYTAGVKLEYKITRSVAVKASYSHERLTSNTAGDDYTANVFLVGLRIQE, encoded by the coding sequence TTGCCGCCCCGGAGAGTTTACAGCCGAGCAGCTGCGCCCTTTGCGCTCGCCATCGCCATGGCGTTCGCGGCGCGCGCTCTGGCGCAGACTTTCCCCAGCCAATCGCCGCCCAGCCAATCGCCGCCGCCGCTCTCGACCTCCGACGGCCGCGCGCCGCGCCTGCGGGACGATTCCTCCATCGACGTCGACCAGATGCGCAGCGGGCTGAGAGGCGCGGACAGCCAATCCCAAGGCTCGAATTACGGCGCGCCGCTTCCCAAAACCAAGCTGCCGAAGCGCTATCCTCCCGCGCGCACCCATGCGGGCGCGCCCCGCCAGCCCAAAAATCCGCTGCCGGCGCTGGAAGCCTACAAGTCCTCGGCCGTGGCGCGGCGCCTCGCCCGAATGCGCCGCAAGGAGGGCGACCCCGCGCCCGAAATCCCGCCGACCGTCGCGGCGCCCCAGACCATCAGGGCGAAGGCGAGGCCCAAGGTCGAAACCAATCCCTATGATCCGGTCGGCATCGGGATCGGCTCGCTTCGCCTGACGCCTTTCATCGAAACCTCGACCGGCTACGACAGCAACCCGGATCGGCTTTCCTCGACCTCCAATCCGACCGGTTCGAAGTTGTTCCGGGCGGACGCCGGCTTCAAACTGCGCTCAGACTGGGCGCGGGACGATTTCCAGGCCGACATGCGCTTGGGTTATGCGGATTATTTCGATTACCAGCAGGCCAATCGGCCCGACGGCGCCGGCGCATTCTCGGGCCGCTACGAAATCACCAGGGACACCTCCTTCGTCACGGCCGGGCGGTTCACGCTCGACACCCAGAGACCCGGCGCGCCGGCTATTTCCTCCGGGCTGCCTAACGTCACCGTGATCAATCGTCCCATCATCTTCTCGGTGGGCACGAGCGACGGCGTGACTCAGAAATTCAACCGGCTGGAGGTGACGCTGCGCGGCTCCTTCGACCGGACCATGTATCAGGACGCCTATTACAGCGACGGCACCAGCCTCGATCTCGTCAGCACCGACTTCAACGACTACGGCGTCTCCGGCAGGGTGGCCTATGAAGTGTCGCCGGCCCTGAAGCCTTTCGCCGAAGCGACCTACGACACCCGCATTCACGACGCCTACAGGGACCCGTGGGGCTATGCGCGCGACAGCGATGGCGTCGCGGCGCGGGCGGGCGCGGAAATCAAGATCAGCGACCTCCTGCGCGGCGAGTCCTCCGGCGGATACGCCGAGCGCAGCTACAAGGACATCCGCCTGCCGCAACTGCGCGGCCCGACGGTCGACGCCGCCCTGATCTACACCCCGACCCCGCTCACGACCGCGACGCTGCGGATCGCGACGACGCTCAACGAAACGACGGTGCAAAACGCCTCCGGCGCCCTGACCCACACCGTCACGGGACAGCTCTCCCACGACCTGCTGCGCAACCTGACCGTCTCGGCGGTCGGCAGCTATTTCACCAACAATTACCAGGGCGCGGATATCCTGGAAAAAGGCTACACCGCGGGCGTGAAGCTGGAATACAAGATCACGCGATCGGTGGCCGTGAAGGCGAGCTATTCCCACGAGCGGCTGACGAGCAATACGGCGGGCGACGATTACACCGCAAATGTATTTCTCGTGGGGCTGCGGATACAGGAATAG
- a CDS encoding acyl carrier protein — protein MALADDKAAVEPKSAFSSLIAADPDTEVNVTENPKDKAKLVDEIIEVIAAEGMIDRSKVTPDATIESLDLKSVDIVMILTALEEKFNVYIPMDGSLQEARDVKTLIDAIADHIVKEREKN, from the coding sequence GTGGCGCTCGCCGACGACAAGGCGGCGGTCGAACCGAAGTCGGCGTTCTCCAGCCTGATAGCCGCAGACCCCGATACGGAGGTGAATGTGACTGAGAATCCAAAGGACAAGGCGAAACTGGTCGACGAGATTATCGAGGTCATCGCCGCCGAGGGCATGATCGATCGGTCGAAAGTCACCCCGGACGCTACGATCGAAAGCCTTGACCTGAAATCCGTGGACATCGTGATGATTCTCACGGCGCTGGAAGAAAAATTCAACGTCTACATCCCGATGGACGGGTCGCTTCAGGAAGCCAGGGACGTCAAAACCCTGATAGACGCCATCGCAGACCATATCGTTAAAGAAAGAGAGAAGAATTGA
- a CDS encoding lipopolysaccharide biosynthesis protein: MWMMLVFTANSLLNFVVSLLVAKFLGPAEYGRFTVALAASVILELLCFDWLRLAATRFYSQRDQAEKPQVRATLDRAFVWIGLAASAASIGAFFIGPDLPLSPDLVSLAIGVAITNGMFDFSCALLRSRFLDRPYGVLVIVKNILAFLLTVGGAFALGSARIALLGLMVSAAGSLVAAREGLIDPNARRAAPDRALALRFLGYGLPIIAANILYQSTPLLNRVVVSQSLGFAEAGQLSLAFEIGVRIVGAIGSALDVILFQIAVRAEKTIGAQGARAQVSRNMGVVFAIVVPAVLGCWLILPSFESLFVPQNYRGPFAHYFTLMAPALAAFALINYALNPAYQISHRLAPLIIGALFAVLVNLLAIEFLPSGADAAKFALAQSLSSLAGMLALFLMLFLLEPMWPRARDVLGTLFASALMLAAALPLRALTPGPLAMGAQIAVGAAVYLATAAALDLAGLRTLLLYRPRVSARADC, encoded by the coding sequence ATGTGGATGATGCTGGTATTCACGGCGAACAGCCTGCTGAACTTCGTGGTCAGCCTGCTCGTCGCGAAGTTCCTCGGCCCCGCCGAATATGGCCGCTTCACCGTCGCGCTCGCGGCGTCGGTCATTTTGGAGCTGCTCTGTTTCGACTGGCTTCGGCTCGCCGCCACCAGATTCTACTCCCAGCGCGACCAGGCCGAAAAGCCGCAGGTCCGCGCCACGCTGGATCGCGCTTTCGTCTGGATCGGGCTTGCGGCCAGCGCGGCGTCGATCGGCGCATTCTTCATCGGACCCGACCTCCCGCTCTCGCCCGACCTCGTCTCTCTGGCGATAGGCGTGGCGATAACCAACGGCATGTTCGATTTTTCCTGCGCCCTGCTCCGCTCGCGCTTTCTCGATCGCCCTTACGGCGTCCTCGTCATCGTCAAGAACATATTGGCGTTCCTCCTGACCGTCGGCGGGGCCTTCGCGCTCGGCTCCGCGCGCATCGCCCTGCTGGGCCTCATGGTCAGCGCGGCGGGCTCGCTCGTGGCGGCGAGAGAGGGCCTCATCGATCCCAATGCGCGCAGGGCGGCGCCGGACCGGGCGCTGGCGCTGAGGTTCCTCGGCTACGGATTGCCCATCATCGCCGCGAATATCCTTTATCAGTCGACGCCGCTGCTCAACCGGGTCGTGGTTTCGCAGTCCCTCGGATTCGCCGAGGCCGGCCAGCTCTCGCTCGCTTTCGAGATCGGCGTGCGCATCGTGGGAGCGATCGGCTCCGCGCTGGACGTGATCCTGTTCCAGATTGCGGTTCGCGCGGAAAAAACCATCGGCGCCCAGGGCGCGCGCGCCCAGGTCTCGCGCAATATGGGGGTCGTTTTCGCCATCGTCGTCCCGGCGGTGCTGGGGTGCTGGCTCATTCTTCCGAGCTTCGAAAGCCTTTTCGTACCCCAGAACTACCGCGGGCCCTTCGCCCATTACTTCACGCTGATGGCCCCCGCCCTGGCCGCCTTCGCTCTGATCAACTACGCTCTCAATCCGGCCTATCAGATCTCGCACCGGTTGGCGCCGCTCATCATCGGCGCCCTGTTCGCGGTGCTCGTCAATCTGCTCGCGATCGAATTCCTGCCCTCCGGCGCCGACGCCGCCAAATTCGCCCTGGCCCAGTCGCTGTCCAGCCTCGCCGGAATGCTCGCCCTGTTTCTCATGCTGTTCCTGCTCGAGCCGATGTGGCCGCGGGCGCGGGACGTTCTCGGGACCTTATTCGCCAGCGCGCTCATGCTGGCCGCAGCGCTGCCACTGCGCGCGCTGACGCCGGGGCCGCTCGCAATGGGCGCGCAGATCGCCGTAGGAGCCGCGGTATACCTTGCGACCGCAGCGGCGCTCGATCTCGCAGGCCTGCGGACCCTGCTTCTCTACCGCCCGCGAGTTTCGGCGCGCGCCGATTGTTGA
- a CDS encoding DUF2312 domain-containing protein yields MDNNLVDGGHLKAFIERIEKLEEEKRAIADDIKDVYGEAKGTGFDPKIIRKIVSLRRQDKSKREEEEEILGLYLAALGME; encoded by the coding sequence ATGGACAACAATCTGGTCGATGGAGGCCATCTCAAGGCCTTCATCGAACGCATCGAAAAGCTCGAAGAAGAGAAGCGGGCGATCGCCGACGACATCAAGGATGTCTATGGCGAGGCCAAAGGCACCGGCTTCGACCCCAAGATCATCCGCAAGATCGTTTCGCTGCGCCGCCAGGACAAGAGCAAGCGCGAGGAAGAAGAAGAGATCCTGGGACTCTATCTCGCCGCCCTCGGCATGGAGTAA
- a CDS encoding methylmalonyl-CoA mutase family protein, with protein sequence MTLQDQPLASVFPQANEDQWRKAVERALKGGSFEKLVSKTYDGAEMAPLYNRVANPGPRALRQNPGPWSVLARVDLSDPEAANAQALEDLENGAAGLHLVFPGGQGAYGTAIADDGDPTLAAILEKIRLDYGIPLLMEDSPRAPNAADAIIRLLDRNHIEPSITRVSFGFDPLGALARHGFLPTPWSEERKSFAERVKRVAGAGFAYGAVAADARIVHAAGGTEAQELGFVLSAALAYLRALADAGLDIETARKLLVFRLAADADEFLGVAKFRALRRLWERVEEACGLEPAPALVHSETAWRMTTRSDPWNNLLRATIAVFSAATGGADAITVLPFTQALGAPDAFARRLARDTQLVLQDESYIHVVDDPAGGAGGFEALTDTLCERAWTAFQEIEAAGGLPSALESGAFQAKAAEAFGQRARNVARAKDKITGSNEFPNIHEAALSVVAPFSAEASEAAAPQGAPRSPLLAPRRLSEPFERLRDASDAHLAATGARPRVFLATLGPVAAFTARANFAKNFFEAGGVEATFGPETEDSAEIVRAYRESGAKLACLCSSDRIYCDAAAPVAIALNGAGAKLYLAGRPGEMEEAFRKAGVSHFIFAGCDMYDMLQRAIEEAK encoded by the coding sequence ATGACATTACAAGACCAGCCCTTGGCCTCTGTTTTTCCACAGGCGAACGAAGATCAATGGCGCAAGGCCGTCGAACGCGCCCTCAAGGGCGGCTCGTTCGAAAAGCTGGTGTCTAAGACCTATGACGGCGCGGAAATGGCGCCGCTTTATAACCGCGTGGCGAATCCGGGGCCGCGGGCCCTGCGCCAGAACCCCGGCCCCTGGTCGGTTCTCGCCCGCGTCGATCTGTCCGATCCGGAAGCGGCCAACGCGCAGGCGCTCGAAGACCTGGAAAACGGAGCCGCCGGCCTGCATCTGGTCTTCCCCGGCGGCCAGGGGGCCTACGGAACCGCGATCGCCGACGACGGGGACCCGACCCTGGCGGCGATCCTCGAAAAGATTCGCCTCGATTACGGCATCCCGCTCCTCATGGAGGATTCGCCGCGCGCGCCGAACGCCGCCGACGCGATCATACGGTTGCTCGACCGGAATCACATCGAGCCCTCGATCACCCGCGTCTCCTTCGGATTCGACCCGCTCGGGGCCCTTGCGCGCCATGGCTTCCTCCCGACGCCCTGGAGCGAGGAGCGCAAGAGCTTCGCCGAGCGCGTCAAACGCGTCGCCGGAGCCGGATTCGCCTACGGCGCGGTCGCGGCCGACGCCCGCATCGTGCATGCGGCCGGCGGAACCGAAGCCCAGGAACTCGGTTTCGTCCTGAGCGCCGCCCTCGCCTATCTGCGCGCCCTCGCCGACGCCGGCCTCGACATCGAGACCGCGCGCAAGCTGCTGGTCTTCCGGCTCGCCGCCGACGCCGACGAATTCCTCGGCGTAGCGAAATTCCGCGCTCTTCGCCGGCTTTGGGAGCGCGTCGAGGAGGCTTGCGGCCTCGAGCCCGCCCCGGCGCTGGTCCATTCCGAGACCGCCTGGCGGATGACCACCCGCAGCGATCCCTGGAACAATCTGCTGCGCGCGACCATCGCGGTCTTTTCCGCCGCCACGGGTGGAGCCGACGCCATTACCGTGCTGCCCTTCACCCAGGCGCTGGGCGCTCCCGACGCCTTCGCTCGCCGGCTGGCGCGCGACACCCAGCTCGTTTTGCAGGACGAGTCCTATATTCACGTGGTCGACGATCCGGCCGGCGGCGCCGGCGGTTTCGAGGCTCTGACCGACACGCTGTGCGAGCGCGCCTGGACGGCGTTTCAGGAGATCGAAGCCGCGGGTGGATTGCCGAGCGCCCTCGAAAGCGGCGCCTTCCAGGCCAAAGCGGCGGAAGCGTTCGGGCAACGGGCCAGGAACGTCGCTCGCGCCAAAGACAAGATCACCGGCTCCAACGAATTCCCAAATATCCACGAAGCTGCGCTCAGCGTCGTCGCGCCCTTCTCGGCCGAAGCTTCGGAAGCCGCCGCGCCACAGGGGGCTCCGCGCTCGCCGCTCCTCGCGCCGAGGCGGCTTTCGGAACCATTCGAACGCCTGCGGGACGCCTCCGACGCCCATCTCGCGGCGACGGGCGCCCGCCCGCGGGTGTTTCTCGCCACGCTCGGGCCGGTCGCCGCTTTCACGGCGCGGGCCAATTTCGCCAAGAACTTCTTCGAGGCTGGAGGCGTAGAGGCGACCTTCGGCCCCGAGACCGAAGACAGCGCCGAAATCGTTCGCGCATATCGCGAGAGCGGCGCGAAACTCGCTTGCCTTTGCTCGTCGGACAGGATTTATTGCGATGCAGCAGCTCCCGTCGCCATCGCCCTCAACGGCGCCGGAGCCAAGCTTTATCTCGCAGGGCGGCCCGGCGAGATGGAGGAAGCGTTCCGTAAGGCGGGCGTATCCCATTTCATCTTCGCCGGCTGCGACATGTACGACATGTTGCAACGCGCTATCGAGGAAGCCAAATGA
- a CDS encoding L,D-transpeptidase family protein codes for MKTCRLSAPALACGAAALISLAPPARAASSDPYDGQAEWAQRYDAAERLTVSRSTTPILSPQTVAATEEAIQRYQQIVASGGWPTVPSGQQLRLGSSGPAVVALRRRLIVSGDIGSETGGSPVFDSYVEAGIRRFQARHGISETGVVNQQTAAALNVSAETRLRQLEINLVRLRSFSRDLGNRYVTANIPAASVETVENGAVVTHHIAGVGKIDRQSPVMQTKAIQINFNPFWTVPASVIRKDLIPKMQADPNYLHDNHIRVYNKDNQELQPEQINWRSMEALNYRFRQDTGGDFNSLGVVRIDIANPYGVYMHDTPAKGVFGDDFRFVSSGCIRLQNVRDYVAWLLKENPGWDRDHIDEVIRSGERVDVKLEPAVPVYWVYVTAWGGPDGVTQFREDIYLKDGFGGAPSAAAQQGRPVAQNTQSGNRLDPRDDEQ; via the coding sequence ATGAAAACCTGTCGCCTTTCCGCCCCCGCTCTGGCATGCGGAGCGGCTGCGCTGATCTCCCTGGCGCCGCCAGCCCGCGCCGCCTCATCGGATCCCTATGACGGGCAGGCCGAGTGGGCCCAGCGCTACGACGCGGCCGAGCGCCTTACGGTGTCGCGGTCGACGACGCCCATCCTCTCGCCGCAGACCGTCGCGGCCACCGAGGAGGCCATCCAGCGTTATCAGCAGATCGTCGCGAGCGGCGGTTGGCCCACGGTCCCGTCCGGGCAGCAGCTTCGCCTCGGCTCGAGCGGCCCGGCGGTGGTCGCGCTGCGCCGCCGGCTGATCGTCTCCGGCGACATCGGCTCGGAAACCGGCGGCAGTCCCGTGTTCGATTCCTATGTCGAGGCCGGGATCCGCCGCTTTCAGGCCCGTCACGGAATCAGTGAAACGGGCGTCGTCAACCAGCAGACGGCCGCCGCCCTCAATGTGTCCGCCGAAACCCGGCTTCGCCAGCTCGAAATCAACCTGGTTCGCCTGCGCAGTTTTTCCCGCGACCTCGGCAATCGTTACGTGACCGCCAATATTCCGGCGGCTTCGGTCGAGACGGTCGAGAACGGCGCCGTCGTGACCCACCATATCGCCGGAGTGGGGAAGATCGACCGCCAGTCGCCGGTCATGCAGACCAAGGCGATCCAGATCAATTTCAATCCGTTCTGGACCGTGCCGGCGTCTGTGATCCGCAAGGATCTCATCCCCAAGATGCAGGCGGACCCCAATTATCTGCACGACAACCATATCCGCGTCTACAATAAGGACAATCAGGAACTGCAGCCCGAGCAGATCAATTGGCGCTCGATGGAGGCGCTCAATTATCGTTTCCGCCAGGACACGGGCGGAGACTTCAATTCGCTCGGCGTCGTGCGCATCGACATCGCCAACCCCTATGGCGTCTATATGCACGATACTCCGGCCAAGGGCGTGTTCGGCGACGATTTCCGCTTTGTTTCGTCGGGGTGCATACGCCTTCAGAACGTGCGCGACTATGTCGCCTGGCTGCTGAAGGAAAATCCGGGTTGGGACCGCGACCACATCGACGAAGTCATTCGCTCCGGCGAGCGCGTCGACGTGAAGCTCGAACCGGCTGTCCCGGTCTATTGGGTCTATGTCACCGCCTGGGGAGGTCCCGACGGCGTGACCCAGTTCCGCGAGGATATCTATCTGAAGGACGGCTTTGGCGGCGCTCCCAGCGCCGCGGCCCAGCAGGGGCGTCCCGTGGCCCAGAACACCCAGTCGGGCAACAGGCTCGATCCGCGCGACGACGAGCAATAG